The Caloramator mitchellensis genome contains a region encoding:
- a CDS encoding TetR/AcrR family transcriptional regulator yields MAVAFTDYEKEIIREKLILSAKECLKKYGVKKTTVDELSKMAGISKGAFYIFFESKEALFFEVLEDFQKNIFKDAFKDLDSYSKDYKYLFTETIFNLIISVKNSFIINIIKNNEIELIYRKLPEKVLLKHDDFDEALANHMIEKFNLENKIDKNVLVAVLRAIFMTLLHEREIGNNFDEAIKILIEGLANSIFEVN; encoded by the coding sequence ATGGCAGTCGCTTTTACTGACTATGAAAAGGAGATTATACGAGAAAAGCTGATTTTATCAGCGAAAGAATGTCTTAAGAAATATGGTGTTAAGAAAACGACAGTTGATGAGCTAAGTAAAATGGCTGGAATTTCCAAAGGAGCCTTCTATATTTTTTTTGAATCCAAAGAAGCGTTATTTTTTGAAGTTCTTGAAGATTTCCAAAAGAATATATTTAAAGATGCCTTTAAAGATTTAGATTCATATAGTAAAGATTACAAATACTTGTTTACAGAGACAATTTTCAATTTAATAATAAGTGTTAAAAATTCTTTCATAATTAACATAATAAAAAACAATGAGATTGAGTTAATTTATAGAAAGCTTCCTGAAAAGGTATTGTTAAAACATGATGATTTTGATGAGGCTTTAGCAAATCATATGATTGAAAAATTTAATTTGGAAAATAAAATAGATAAGAATGTATTAGTTGCAGTATTAAGAGCAATTTTTATGACATTGTTGCACGAAAGAGAAATAGGGAACAATTTTGATGAAGCAATTAAGATTTTGATAGAAGGATTAGCCAATAGTATTTTTGAGGTGAATTGA
- a CDS encoding ABC transporter ATP-binding protein — translation MIEVNKLNFSYQKNKEFIKDMTFNVDKGEIFGFLGPSGAGKSTLQKILTGTIKDYEGNVKVDGEEVKNHKTEFYEKIGVVFEFPTLYAKFTALENMNYFASLYKNSRIDSIELLNMVGLKEFDNKKVSEFSKGMKTRLNFVKSLSHQPKILFLDEPTTGLDPANSRLIKDIILEQKKLGKTILITTHNMYLATEICDRVAFIVDGKIKALDSPKNLIMKSKKSVLRYSYCDGNIQYEKQTPLNETSNDKSLIRAINENLLVSIHSVEPTLEDIFIEMTGRCLD, via the coding sequence ATGATTGAAGTGAACAAACTGAATTTCAGCTATCAAAAAAATAAAGAATTTATTAAAGACATGACTTTTAATGTAGATAAAGGTGAAATATTTGGTTTTCTTGGTCCATCAGGGGCTGGTAAAAGCACACTGCAGAAAATATTAACCGGGACAATCAAGGATTATGAGGGCAATGTCAAAGTTGATGGGGAGGAAGTAAAAAATCACAAAACTGAATTTTACGAAAAAATTGGAGTTGTTTTTGAATTTCCAACATTATATGCAAAATTTACTGCACTTGAAAATATGAACTATTTTGCGTCACTTTATAAAAATTCGAGAATAGATAGTATTGAATTGCTTAACATGGTTGGCTTAAAAGAATTTGATAACAAAAAAGTTTCAGAGTTTTCAAAGGGCATGAAAACACGATTAAACTTTGTAAAATCACTCTCACACCAACCTAAAATATTGTTTTTAGACGAACCTACCACAGGTTTGGATCCTGCAAACTCAAGATTAATAAAAGATATAATTTTAGAACAAAAAAAGTTAGGTAAAACAATATTAATTACCACTCATAACATGTATCTTGCAACTGAAATTTGTGATAGAGTTGCATTTATTGTGGATGGGAAAATAAAGGCATTAGATAGTCCTAAAAATTTAATCATGAAATCCAAAAAAAGCGTTTTAAGATATTCTTATTGCGATGGAAATATTCAATATGAAAAGCAGACTCCTCTAAATGAAACTTCAAATGATAAAAGTCTAATCAGAGCAATTAATGAAAATTTACTTGTAAGTATTCATTCTGTAGAGCCTACTCTTGAGGATATATTTATAGAAATGACTGGAAGGTGTTTGGATTGA
- a CDS encoding YdeI/OmpD-associated family protein: protein MRKVFTAEIKKAEGVNGAYVEIPFDVEEIFGAKRVKVKARFNEKEYRGSIVSMGGCYMIGITQAIRKEIGKDIGDLITVEIEKDEDERVVEIPEDFEKLLDENPKAKEFFNKLSYTNKKEYITWITSAKKEETRKNRIEKTIELLKDEKKLK, encoded by the coding sequence GTGAGAAAGGTGTTTACAGCAGAAATCAAAAAAGCCGAAGGAGTTAACGGAGCTTATGTTGAAATTCCTTTTGATGTTGAAGAAATTTTTGGGGCAAAAAGAGTTAAAGTAAAGGCGAGGTTTAATGAAAAAGAGTATAGAGGGTCTATAGTATCTATGGGTGGATGCTACATGATAGGAATTACTCAAGCCATAAGAAAGGAGATAGGAAAAGATATAGGAGATTTAATAACGGTTGAAATAGAAAAAGATGAAGATGAAAGAGTTGTTGAAATACCAGAGGATTTTGAAAAGTTATTAGATGAAAACCCCAAAGCAAAGGAGTTTTTTAATAAATTGTCATATACCAATAAAAAAGAATATATAACGTGGATAACAAGTGCTAAAAAAGAAGAAACAAGAAAAAATAGAATTGAAAAGACAATAGAATTATTGAAAGATGAAAAAAAGTTAAAATAG
- a CDS encoding acetate uptake transporter, which produces MNINETQNVKITVSEPAGLGLFGLAMVTLVASSQKLGITEGLSFVIPWAIFLGAFAQLYACLIDTKRNNIFGATAFGGYAFFWFAVAMSWLIKLGFFGQNLASNVDGKQLGFAFLGYLIFTIYMTIGSIETNKVLLSIFIFIDFLFIGLTLNSFGIAAEAAHKLAAWSELIISILSFYGSAATVLNHHFGYTFLPTGSPLKIFKK; this is translated from the coding sequence ATGAATATTAATGAAACTCAAAATGTAAAAATTACAGTTTCAGAACCAGCAGGTTTAGGCTTATTTGGTCTTGCAATGGTAACACTTGTAGCATCGTCGCAAAAGCTTGGGATTACAGAAGGATTATCATTTGTAATTCCATGGGCAATTTTTCTAGGTGCTTTTGCACAGCTATATGCATGCTTAATCGATACAAAAAGAAACAATATCTTTGGAGCAACAGCTTTTGGAGGATATGCTTTCTTTTGGTTTGCAGTAGCTATGTCATGGTTAATTAAGCTTGGATTCTTCGGACAAAATCTAGCATCAAATGTAGACGGGAAACAGTTAGGATTTGCATTCCTAGGATACTTAATCTTTACTATTTATATGACTATTGGCTCAATAGAAACAAACAAAGTATTATTATCAATTTTTATATTCATCGATTTCTTATTTATTGGACTTACATTGAATTCATTTGGTATTGCAGCAGAGGCAGCACATAAACTTGCAGCATGGTCAGAACTAATAATTTCTATTTTATCATTTTATGGTTCTGCAGCTACAGTTCTAAATCATCACTTTGGATATACTTTCTTACCAACAGGAAGTCCACTAAAAATATTCAAGAAGTAA
- the asnA gene encoding aspartate--ammonia ligase, with the protein MEWKQIEEIKSNLNLRETEVAIKRIKDYFETALSHKLNLTRVSAPLFVQKSTGLNDYLNGVERTVAFDALDLKNETIEVVQSLAKWKRFALKRYGFSPGEGLYTDMNAIRRDETLDRLHSIYVDQWDWEKIILKEQRNIQTLKQIVKDIYSVFRQTELYVYTLYPFIKPILPKDITFMTTQELEDQYPDLTPKEREYEAVKKYGAVFLMKIGDTLRSGIKHDGRSPDYDDWNLNGDIIFYYPTLDCAFEMSSMGIRVDKTALIYQLSKNNCLDRLEQPFHRMLINDELPFTIGGGIGQSRICMFFLRKKHIGEVQASVWPENIIEECIKENIELL; encoded by the coding sequence ATGGAGTGGAAGCAAATTGAAGAAATTAAAAGTAATTTGAATTTAAGAGAAACAGAAGTTGCAATTAAACGAATAAAGGATTATTTCGAAACTGCTCTATCGCATAAACTTAACTTAACAAGGGTATCTGCACCTTTGTTTGTCCAGAAATCGACTGGTTTAAATGATTATTTAAATGGAGTTGAAAGAACGGTTGCCTTCGATGCATTGGATTTAAAGAATGAAACTATTGAGGTTGTTCAATCTTTGGCAAAGTGGAAAAGATTTGCCCTAAAGAGATACGGTTTTTCTCCAGGGGAAGGATTGTATACGGATATGAATGCAATTAGAAGAGATGAAACTTTAGATAGACTGCATTCTATATATGTCGATCAGTGGGATTGGGAAAAGATAATTTTAAAGGAACAGAGGAATATTCAAACATTAAAGCAAATTGTTAAAGATATATATAGCGTATTTAGGCAAACTGAACTTTATGTATATACCTTGTATCCTTTTATAAAGCCAATTCTTCCAAAGGATATAACTTTTATGACCACACAGGAGTTAGAAGACCAATACCCGGATTTAACTCCAAAGGAAAGAGAATATGAAGCAGTTAAAAAATATGGAGCTGTTTTTTTGATGAAAATAGGAGATACATTAAGGTCGGGAATAAAACATGATGGTAGGTCTCCTGATTATGATGACTGGAATTTAAATGGAGATATTATCTTTTATTATCCAACTCTTGATTGTGCATTTGAAATGTCATCTATGGGGATAAGAGTAGATAAAACTGCGTTAATTTATCAATTGTCAAAAAACAATTGTTTAGATAGATTGGAACAACCATTTCATAGAATGCTCATAAATGACGAACTGCCATTTACAATAGGTGGAGGAATAGGCCAATCAAGAATATGCATGTTTTTCTTGAGAAAAAAGCATATAGGAGAAGTTCAGGCTTCAGTATGGCCTGAAAATATAATCGAAGAATGTATAAAAGAAAATATAGAGTTGTTGTAA
- a CDS encoding sensor histidine kinase, producing the protein MDRTANKLIVKTLFVSIFFTIVFAVLIFIASYTVTKQIILRIINDYTFSQLQNTSRFIEVWIEERKNELTLISELPHSKQLEYEKIIPYFERQIKTSFSLYDYLFLSDSEGNVFGTGNFSVENIKNTKIFNRVMNGERVVLCDKLGTDNKIRCIVAAPIYNQENKITGIIAGVLKINAFKELIAELKIDYKQSYSYIVDENGLALSHPNENFILNEYITNPNHVINRDNPKNGEYIINNKKGFVEYSYLGVPTYAYFCKINDSNWTLITKIPKGYINENIKIKEKFLFIMIIIIIILVGALTYVVSLIVLNKFYSVKVQIDEKERQLKESIELDKIKSEFFANVSHEFKTPLNIIFSSAQLLEKQIENYEPSIRENSLKYIKMIKQNSYRLNRFINNLLDVSKLESGLVDVSLQKVNIVEVIEDITNSVIEYAKINNKEVIFDTNTEEKFILIDVDKLERVLLNLLSNAIKYTRDGDSIEVVLYDLGNIVEIKVKDTGIGIPKDKLEEIFEKFKQVEPIFRRTREGSGLGLFIVKSLVNIMGGEIIVSSEFGIGSEFIVKLPVVEDTTQNVGINNNELITADKITTEFSNIN; encoded by the coding sequence ATGGATAGAACTGCTAATAAATTAATTGTTAAGACTTTATTTGTATCGATATTTTTCACTATAGTTTTTGCAGTATTAATTTTTATTGCTTCCTATACTGTAACAAAACAAATAATATTAAGAATAATAAATGATTATACTTTTAGTCAATTACAAAACACTTCAAGATTCATAGAAGTATGGATAGAGGAAAGAAAGAATGAGCTTACATTAATTTCAGAGCTTCCTCATTCTAAACAGCTTGAATATGAAAAGATAATTCCATATTTTGAGAGGCAAATTAAAACTTCTTTTTCTTTATACGACTACTTATTTTTGTCAGATTCTGAAGGAAATGTTTTTGGAACAGGTAATTTTTCTGTTGAAAATATTAAGAACACAAAGATTTTTAACAGAGTAATGAATGGAGAAAGAGTTGTATTATGTGATAAATTAGGAACTGATAACAAAATTAGATGCATTGTTGCTGCTCCTATTTATAATCAAGAAAATAAGATAACTGGTATTATCGCAGGTGTATTAAAAATAAATGCATTCAAGGAACTCATAGCTGAATTAAAAATAGACTATAAACAGTCGTATTCATATATTGTTGATGAGAATGGTCTAGCTTTGAGCCATCCTAATGAAAATTTTATATTAAATGAATATATTACAAACCCTAACCATGTTATAAATAGGGATAATCCTAAAAATGGAGAATACATTATTAACAATAAGAAAGGTTTTGTTGAATATTCTTATCTTGGAGTACCAACATATGCTTACTTTTGCAAAATTAATGACTCTAATTGGACATTGATTACAAAAATACCAAAGGGATATATTAACGAGAATATAAAAATCAAAGAAAAATTCTTATTCATTATGATTATTATAATAATTATTCTAGTAGGAGCTCTTACTTATGTTGTTAGCTTAATAGTATTAAATAAGTTTTATTCGGTAAAAGTTCAGATAGACGAGAAGGAAAGACAATTGAAGGAATCGATTGAATTGGATAAAATTAAATCAGAGTTTTTTGCTAATGTTTCACATGAATTTAAAACTCCGTTAAATATAATTTTTTCCTCAGCGCAGCTCCTTGAAAAACAAATCGAAAATTATGAACCATCAATAAGAGAAAACAGCTTAAAATATATAAAGATGATTAAACAAAACAGCTATAGATTAAATAGATTTATTAATAACCTATTGGATGTTTCAAAACTTGAATCTGGACTAGTTGATGTTAGTCTTCAGAAAGTAAATATAGTTGAAGTTATTGAGGATATTACAAATTCAGTTATAGAATATGCAAAAATCAACAATAAAGAAGTAATCTTTGACACTAATACAGAAGAGAAGTTTATTTTAATTGATGTTGATAAGCTTGAAAGAGTTCTGTTAAATTTATTATCAAATGCAATTAAATATACAAGGGATGGGGATAGCATTGAAGTTGTTTTATATGATTTAGGTAATATTGTAGAAATAAAAGTTAAAGATACAGGGATTGGTATTCCTAAGGATAAACTGGAAGAAATTTTTGAGAAATTCAAACAGGTAGAACCAATTTTCAGAAGAACAAGAGAAGGTAGCGGATTGGGACTATTTATAGTAAAATCCTTAGTCAATATTATGGGTGGAGAAATAATAGTATCTAGTGAGTTCGGAATTGGCAGTGAATTTATAGTAAAGCTGCCCGTTGTCGAGGATACAACACAAAATGTAGGTATTAATAATAATGAACTTATTACAGCTGACAAAATAACTACAGAGTTTTCAAACATAAATTAA
- a CDS encoding HD domain-containing phosphohydrolase — MKIKRKLTIGILLIPTILLLFFTFSGYLIFSEHLQRMNEDRIKKISIAQIKNIDYAIEDIKDDIFIYINNIEHKDNLYNLIQNDKDIENYLIKTIILDSKSEMFFQGDLNNFNELRNLNIDFQNVEISNFEKNNFAIILSFNSKNLDGKLIFVLSKILFEELLSSIEIEYEGYAYLVDSNGYLLYHPDSSKLGTMVSNAFINGMIDKINKGSKIFIDTGYYYYNNEYKFSLANYNEKYKIYYVIAQNVKEIKYAAYANSISILILGVVIISFTLFVGRYYLKSITKPLDKLTKIIDDTTMHNIAVVDFNDKDDEISKLYNVYNEMTIRLSDAYNELESLYEEIYAQDEELKSQYDELMKSEKNIRELYEYLKALFDNSPDAIVHFDKEHKIIDVNPAFEELFGYSKEECLGRNVDEIVIPKELKEIAIEVTNTLFYNGHVLLEGIRYNREGKQIYVHIKGLLIKINNEVVGGYAIYTDFSESKKYQERLEYLSLHDALTGVYNLAFFQEELKRFSKSREYPITIVMADLNGLKLVNDTLGHLFGDKLIMGCAEAIKKSLRSSDIIARTGGDEFAIILPKANAFLTENILRRIKHNIDLFNEQNKNEGIILSVSFGFATANEAKNLMETFRDADEAMYKNKLLDNFSLRRQTLSVLLATLAEKDFITKGHTDRVKELCEKVGKEIELPLVNMANLMLLAEVHDLGKIAIPDSILLKPDKLTEEEWKIMKQHPEKGYRIALSSTDLSNVAELILKHHERYDGKGYPLGLKKDDIPIECRILAVVDAFDAMTNVRPYNRVKTKEEALMEIKRCSGTQFDPDIVNVFLRVLSA, encoded by the coding sequence GTGAAAATTAAAAGAAAACTAACTATTGGAATACTGTTAATACCTACAATATTGTTGCTTTTTTTTACTTTTTCTGGTTACCTCATATTTTCAGAGCATTTGCAAAGGATGAACGAGGATAGAATAAAAAAAATATCTATTGCTCAAATAAAAAATATTGATTACGCAATTGAAGATATTAAGGATGATATTTTTATTTACATAAACAATATCGAACATAAAGATAATTTATATAATTTAATTCAAAATGATAAGGATATAGAAAATTACTTAATTAAAACTATTATTTTAGATTCTAAAAGTGAGATGTTTTTTCAAGGTGATTTGAATAATTTTAATGAACTAAGAAATTTAAATATTGATTTTCAAAATGTCGAGATTAGCAATTTCGAAAAAAATAATTTTGCAATTATTTTATCATTTAATAGCAAAAATTTAGATGGAAAATTAATTTTTGTATTGAGCAAAATTTTGTTTGAAGAGCTTTTGTCAAGTATTGAGATTGAGTATGAAGGTTATGCATATCTTGTTGATTCTAATGGTTATTTACTTTACCATCCTGATAGTTCAAAGCTTGGGACAATGGTAAGCAATGCATTTATTAATGGAATGATTGATAAAATAAATAAAGGTAGTAAAATATTTATAGATACAGGATATTATTACTACAACAATGAATATAAATTTTCATTAGCTAATTATAATGAAAAATACAAAATTTATTATGTCATTGCTCAGAATGTAAAAGAAATCAAATATGCTGCCTATGCTAATTCAATAAGTATTCTAATTCTAGGCGTAGTTATAATATCATTTACTTTATTTGTAGGGAGATACTATTTAAAATCAATTACCAAGCCTCTGGATAAATTGACTAAGATAATCGATGATACAACTATGCACAACATAGCTGTTGTAGATTTTAATGATAAGGACGATGAAATATCAAAATTATACAATGTTTATAACGAGATGACTATTAGGCTCTCTGACGCCTATAATGAACTTGAATCATTATACGAAGAAATATATGCTCAAGATGAAGAATTGAAATCTCAATATGATGAACTGATGAAATCAGAGAAGAATATTAGAGAACTATATGAATATTTGAAAGCACTATTCGATAACTCGCCAGATGCAATAGTGCATTTTGATAAGGAACATAAAATTATTGATGTAAACCCTGCATTTGAGGAATTATTTGGATATTCGAAGGAAGAGTGTCTTGGCAGGAATGTTGACGAAATAGTAATACCAAAAGAACTTAAAGAAATAGCGATAGAAGTGACCAATACACTTTTTTACAATGGACATGTTCTGCTAGAGGGGATAAGATATAACAGGGAAGGTAAACAAATATATGTTCACATTAAAGGTTTGCTGATAAAAATAAACAATGAAGTAGTTGGAGGATATGCTATATATACGGATTTTAGCGAAAGCAAGAAATATCAAGAAAGACTTGAATATTTAAGCCTTCACGATGCTCTAACTGGTGTATACAATTTAGCATTTTTTCAAGAAGAGTTAAAAAGATTTTCAAAGAGTAGGGAGTATCCAATAACAATAGTTATGGCAGATTTAAATGGACTTAAGTTGGTCAACGATACACTTGGGCATTTGTTTGGAGATAAATTAATAATGGGATGTGCTGAAGCAATAAAGAAATCACTTCGTTCTTCTGATATTATCGCCAGGACTGGTGGTGATGAATTTGCGATAATATTGCCAAAAGCAAATGCATTTTTGACTGAAAATATCTTAAGAAGGATTAAGCATAATATCGATTTATTTAATGAACAAAACAAAAATGAAGGAATTATACTATCAGTTTCTTTTGGATTTGCAACAGCTAATGAAGCTAAAAATCTTATGGAAACATTTAGAGATGCAGATGAGGCTATGTATAAAAATAAATTATTGGATAATTTTAGCTTGAGAAGGCAGACATTGAGTGTTTTATTGGCTACTTTAGCAGAAAAGGATTTTATAACGAAGGGACATACAGATAGGGTAAAGGAATTGTGTGAAAAGGTAGGAAAAGAAATTGAACTCCCACTTGTTAACATGGCTAATCTGATGCTGTTAGCAGAAGTCCATGATTTAGGTAAAATTGCAATCCCGGACTCGATACTTTTAAAACCTGATAAATTAACGGAAGAAGAATGGAAAATAATGAAACAACATCCTGAAAAAGGATATAGAATAGCATTATCATCAACTGATTTGTCAAATGTTGCTGAGCTAATACTTAAACATCATGAAAGATATGATGGAAAGGGATACCCATTAGGGCTAAAAAAAGATGATATCCCTATTGAGTGTAGAATATTAGCGGTTGTAGATGCATTTGATGCAATGACTAATGTAAGACCTTATAATAGAGTAAAAACTAAAGAGGAAGCTTTAATGGAAATAAAAAGATGCAGTGGAACGCAATTTGACCCTGATATTGTAAATGTATTTCTAAGGGTTTTATCTGCGTGA
- a CDS encoding ABC-F family ATP-binding cassette domain-containing protein, whose product MSILTVKNLNHGFGDRAIFEDVSFRLLKGEHIGLIGANGEGKSTFMNIITRKLEPDEGEIEWANRVRAGYLDQHTILEKGMTIRDVLKSAFKYLFELEEEYNIICEKLAAVSPEEMEALLEDMGTIQDILTHNDFYIIDTKVEEIARGLGLSDIGLDRDVNDLSGGQRTKVLLAKLLLEKPDILLLDEPTNYLDEVHIEWLKKYLLEYENAFILISHDIPFLNSVVNLIYHMENKKLTRYVGNYDDFVRVYEAKKQQLEAAYKKQQQEIEELEDFIARNKARVATRNMAMSRQKKLEKMEKIELVKEKPKPEFIFKEARASGKLIFETRDLIIGYDSPLSKPLNLRMERGQKIALVGANGLGKTTLLKSILGEIKPIAGEVELGDYLYIGYFEQETKDNNYNTCIEEIWNEFPGFNQFEVRLALAKCGLTTKQIESKIMVLSGGEQAKVRLCKVINKETNLLVLDEPTNHLDVDAKEELKRALRDYKGSILLISHEPEFYSDIATDVWNCENWTTKLF is encoded by the coding sequence ATGAGTATTCTAACTGTAAAAAATTTAAATCATGGTTTTGGTGACAGAGCAATATTTGAAGATGTATCTTTCAGGCTCTTAAAAGGCGAACACATTGGCCTTATTGGGGCAAACGGAGAAGGTAAGTCTACTTTTATGAATATTATAACTAGAAAATTAGAGCCAGACGAAGGAGAAATCGAATGGGCTAATAGAGTTAGGGCTGGATATTTAGACCAACATACCATATTGGAAAAGGGTATGACCATTAGAGATGTTTTGAAAAGTGCATTTAAATATTTGTTTGAACTTGAAGAAGAATATAATATCATTTGTGAAAAATTAGCAGCAGTTTCACCCGAAGAGATGGAAGCACTTCTCGAAGATATGGGAACAATACAGGACATTTTAACTCATAATGATTTTTATATTATTGACACTAAGGTTGAAGAAATTGCAAGGGGATTGGGTTTAAGCGACATTGGACTTGATAGAGACGTAAACGATTTGAGTGGTGGTCAAAGAACTAAGGTTCTGCTTGCAAAACTCCTTCTCGAAAAGCCTGATATATTACTTCTTGACGAGCCAACTAATTACCTTGATGAAGTTCATATAGAATGGCTAAAAAAGTATTTGCTGGAGTATGAAAATGCTTTTATTTTAATAAGTCATGATATACCTTTTTTAAATAGCGTTGTTAATCTAATTTATCACATGGAAAATAAAAAACTAACACGTTATGTTGGAAATTATGATGATTTTGTAAGAGTTTATGAAGCTAAAAAGCAACAACTTGAGGCAGCTTATAAAAAGCAACAGCAGGAAATAGAGGAACTTGAGGATTTTATAGCAAGAAATAAAGCACGAGTTGCAACTAGAAATATGGCAATGTCACGTCAAAAGAAACTTGAAAAAATGGAAAAAATTGAACTTGTAAAGGAAAAACCAAAACCTGAATTTATATTCAAGGAAGCAAGAGCGTCAGGTAAGCTTATATTTGAAACAAGGGACTTAATAATAGGATATGACTCACCCCTATCAAAGCCGCTTAATCTAAGAATGGAAAGAGGCCAAAAAATTGCATTAGTTGGTGCCAATGGACTTGGAAAAACAACCCTTTTAAAAAGTATACTTGGTGAAATAAAGCCAATCGCCGGAGAAGTTGAACTTGGGGACTACCTATACATTGGCTACTTTGAACAAGAAACTAAAGATAACAACTATAATACCTGCATAGAAGAAATATGGAACGAGTTCCCTGGCTTTAATCAATTTGAAGTTAGGCTTGCTCTTGCAAAATGCGGACTTACAACTAAGCAAATTGAAAGCAAAATAATGGTATTAAGCGGCGGCGAGCAAGCAAAAGTTAGACTCTGCAAAGTTATAAATAAGGAAACTAATCTCCTTGTTTTGGACGAGCCTACTAACCATCTTGATGTTGATGCTAAGGAAGAGCTAAAAAGAGCCTTGAGGGACTACAAAGGAAGCATTCTTCTAATAAGCCACGAACCTGAATTTTATTCCGACATCGCGACTGATGTTTGGAACTGCGAAAACTGGACCACAAAACTATTTTAG
- a CDS encoding peroxiredoxin, which translates to MERLVGKKAPYFEMKAVSGNGQDFIKVHLDDYKGKWLVMFFYPLDFTFVCPTEITGYSKRAEDFRKLNAELLAVSTDSEFSHQAWIKGDLGQINFPIASDFTKKVSNDYGVLVEEEGLALRGLFIIDPEGNVRYSVIHDLNIGRSVDETLRVLSALQTGGLCPIDWHPGEETL; encoded by the coding sequence ATGGAAAGACTAGTAGGTAAAAAAGCACCTTATTTTGAAATGAAGGCCGTAAGTGGTAACGGACAGGATTTTATTAAGGTTCATCTTGATGACTACAAGGGAAAGTGGCTTGTAATGTTCTTTTATCCTCTTGATTTTACTTTTGTTTGTCCAACAGAAATAACTGGATATAGCAAAAGAGCAGAGGACTTTAGAAAACTTAACGCCGAACTTCTAGCTGTAAGCACAGACAGTGAATTCTCACACCAGGCATGGATTAAGGGTGATTTAGGACAAATTAATTTCCCAATAGCTTCGGATTTTACAAAAAAAGTTTCAAATGATTATGGAGTTTTAGTTGAAGAAGAAGGATTAGCCTTAAGAGGCCTTTTTATAATTGACCCAGAAGGAAATGTAAGATATTCAGTTATACATGATTTGAACATAGGCAGAAGCGTAGATGAAACATTAAGAGTTTTATCAGCACTACAAACTGGTGGACTTTGCCCAATTGATTGGCATCCAGGAGAAGAAACACTATAA